In a genomic window of Streptomyces pristinaespiralis:
- a CDS encoding TlpA family protein disulfide reductase has product MSLSRAPRAALLTALVAAGALTLSACGDGGKSGGGGDTNFVTGTGGIDTVAKGERQAPKKLAGETLDGGHLDIADLKGKVVVMNVWGSWCAPCRSEAPYFAKVAKETKADGVEFVGINTRDPQKGPALAFEKDYGVGYPSLYDPIGKLIVNGFPKGSLNPQAIPSTIVLDREGKIAARSLKALDDEELRKMIDPLIAEQ; this is encoded by the coding sequence ATGAGCCTTAGCCGTGCCCCCCGCGCCGCCCTGCTGACCGCCCTGGTCGCCGCAGGTGCGCTCACCCTGTCCGCCTGCGGCGACGGTGGGAAGTCCGGAGGCGGCGGTGACACGAACTTCGTCACCGGGACCGGTGGCATCGACACGGTCGCCAAGGGCGAGCGCCAGGCCCCCAAGAAGCTCGCGGGCGAGACCCTCGACGGCGGACACCTCGACATCGCCGACCTCAAGGGCAAGGTCGTCGTGATGAACGTCTGGGGATCATGGTGCGCCCCCTGCCGTTCCGAGGCCCCCTATTTCGCGAAGGTCGCCAAGGAGACGAAGGCGGACGGCGTCGAGTTCGTCGGGATCAACACCCGCGACCCGCAGAAGGGTCCCGCCCTCGCCTTCGAGAAGGATTACGGCGTCGGATATCCGAGCCTCTACGACCCGATCGGGAAACTGATCGTCAACGGTTTCCCCAAGGGCAGCCTCAACCCGCAGGCCATTCCCTCCACGATCGTCCTCGACCGGGAAGGGAAGATCGCGGCGCGCTCGCTCAAGGCGCTGGACGACGAGGAACTCCGCAAGATGATCGACCCGTTGATCGCGGAGCAGTGA
- a CDS encoding polysaccharide deacetylase family protein — protein sequence MREISRRGLLGAGLGAAAAIGVAGCGSNGFGGSGHTDPAKGVGQGKGGSSPSPSKSPVRLIGDGSTADTGKQPHQPPKPVPLEPGQTPPQFVIFSWDGAGEVGNGLFPRFLELARDHGAGMTFFLSGIYLLPESKKSLYRPPNNTIGASDIGYLTDDHIKDTLKCIRQAWLDGHEIGTHFNGHFCGGSGSVGNWTSADWQSEIDQAVKFVTEWRTNSGWHDIDPLPFDYRKELVGGRTPCLLGQDKLLPTAKRLGWRYDASSPGGHQMWPGKQLGLWDLPLQSVPFPGQTFEVLSMDYNMLANQSKNSTNGMPSRYPGWKKQARDAYLAGFQRAYETNRAPFFIGNHFEQWNGGIYMDAVEEALKGMAGKKDVRLVSFRQFCDWLDVQDPQVLAKLRTLGTGQAPAGGWNAFFKAA from the coding sequence ATGCGGGAGATCAGCCGAAGGGGATTGCTGGGAGCGGGACTTGGGGCCGCAGCGGCCATCGGGGTGGCGGGCTGCGGCTCCAACGGCTTCGGCGGGAGCGGACATACCGACCCGGCCAAGGGGGTCGGCCAGGGCAAGGGCGGCAGCAGCCCCTCCCCGTCGAAGAGCCCCGTGCGGCTGATCGGGGACGGCTCCACCGCCGACACCGGAAAGCAGCCGCATCAGCCGCCGAAGCCCGTCCCGCTCGAACCGGGCCAGACGCCGCCGCAATTCGTGATCTTCTCCTGGGACGGCGCGGGCGAGGTCGGCAACGGCCTCTTCCCCCGTTTCCTGGAACTCGCCAGGGACCACGGCGCGGGAATGACCTTCTTCCTCTCCGGCATCTATCTGCTGCCCGAATCGAAGAAGTCGCTCTACCGGCCGCCCAACAACACCATCGGCGCGTCCGACATCGGTTATCTCACGGACGACCACATCAAGGACACGCTGAAGTGCATACGCCAGGCATGGCTCGACGGCCATGAGATAGGCACCCACTTCAACGGGCATTTCTGCGGCGGCTCCGGGTCGGTCGGCAACTGGACCTCCGCGGACTGGCAGAGCGAGATCGACCAGGCTGTGAAGTTCGTCACCGAATGGCGCACCAACAGCGGCTGGCACGACATCGATCCGCTGCCCTTCGACTACCGCAAGGAACTCGTCGGCGGCCGCACCCCCTGTCTGCTCGGGCAGGACAAGCTGCTGCCAACGGCCAAGCGGCTCGGCTGGCGCTACGACGCCAGCTCGCCCGGCGGCCACCAGATGTGGCCCGGGAAGCAGCTCGGCCTGTGGGACCTGCCGCTCCAGTCGGTCCCGTTCCCCGGCCAGACCTTCGAAGTCCTGTCCATGGACTACAACATGCTGGCCAATCAGTCGAAGAACTCGACCAACGGCATGCCCTCCCGCTATCCGGGCTGGAAGAAGCAGGCGCGGGACGCCTATCTCGCCGGATTCCAGCGGGCCTACGAGACCAATCGCGCACCCTTCTTCATAGGCAACCACTTCGAACAGTGGAACGGCGGCATCTACATGGACGCCGTGGAGGAGGCCCTCAAAGGCATGGCCGGGAAGAAGGACGTACGGCTGGTGTCCTTCCGGCAGTTCTGCGACTGGCTCGATGTGCAGGATCCGCAGGTACTCGCCAAGCTGCGTACGCTCGGGACCGGTCAAGCGCCGGCGGGCGGTTGGAACGCATTCTTTAAGGCCGCTTGA